A stretch of Streptomyces vietnamensis DNA encodes these proteins:
- a CDS encoding FMN-dependent NADH-azoreductase → MATLLHIDTSFSGDDSHSRAVTAAFRAAWEAEHPEGTVIYRDLAAEPVPHLEAAAYYADGEEPAFALRKQLIEEAEQADVILLGAPMYNYTIPSTLKAWLDHVFLGGRTAMAEKPTLAGKRAVVVASRGGSYREGTPMHGNDYVEDYLRLALGTGFGLDVTFIVPELTAAPRVPAMAELIPLYEASRAESFATAESLAKELAVQLAA, encoded by the coding sequence ATGGCCACGCTGCTCCACATCGACACGTCCTTCAGCGGCGACGACTCCCACTCCCGCGCCGTCACCGCCGCCTTCCGCGCGGCGTGGGAGGCGGAGCACCCGGAAGGAACGGTGATCTACCGCGACCTCGCCGCGGAACCGGTTCCGCACCTGGAGGCGGCCGCCTACTACGCCGACGGCGAGGAGCCCGCGTTCGCCCTGCGCAAGCAGCTCATCGAGGAGGCCGAGCAGGCGGACGTGATCCTGCTCGGCGCCCCGATGTACAACTACACGATCCCCTCCACGCTGAAGGCCTGGCTCGACCACGTCTTCCTCGGAGGCCGCACCGCGATGGCAGAGAAGCCCACGCTCGCCGGGAAGCGGGCCGTCGTCGTCGCCAGCCGTGGCGGCTCGTACCGCGAGGGCACGCCGATGCACGGCAACGACTACGTCGAGGACTACCTGCGGCTGGCCCTCGGCACCGGCTTCGGCCTGGACGTCACCTTCATCGTCCCGGAGCTGACCGCCGCCCCGCGCGTCCCGGCGATGGCCGAACTGATCCCGCTGTACGAGGCCTCCCGCGCCGAGTCGTTCGCGACGGCGGAGTCCCTGGCGAAGGAACTGGCGGTTCAGCTCGCCGCGTAG
- a CDS encoding NADP-dependent oxidoreductase codes for MRDVMRVVEVTAYGGPEVLRMARRPKPEAGAVPGKVRVGLKAAGVNQADLRIRAGRYADAVGDLRPPFVLGTDFAGKLLDPVPGKPEMAVGTRVAGFVPWFEMLTGDGTYAEIIWADPEWLAPIPDDVDYTVAASLPLASATAQQGLERLGLPAGATLLVTGASAVVGRLAVQYAHAAGLRVVAVAHEGDEPELRVLGADHVVTRGLPEDVVAKVRAGDPDGVDGVFDGALVGPELLPVVKDGGVFAALAPDRVPVAERDIRVETVRAKPDAARLAESLRKVADRELVTRVADVMPLEEVAEAHRRAEAGHRPGRMILMI; via the coding sequence ATGCGTGACGTCATGCGTGTCGTCGAAGTGACCGCCTACGGCGGACCCGAGGTCCTCCGAATGGCCCGCCGGCCGAAGCCGGAGGCCGGGGCCGTCCCGGGCAAGGTGCGGGTGGGCCTGAAGGCGGCCGGGGTGAACCAGGCCGATCTGCGGATCCGCGCGGGCCGGTACGCCGACGCGGTCGGCGACCTGAGGCCCCCGTTCGTCCTGGGGACGGACTTCGCGGGCAAGCTGCTCGATCCCGTGCCCGGAAAGCCCGAGATGGCGGTCGGCACCCGGGTGGCCGGCTTCGTGCCCTGGTTCGAGATGCTGACGGGCGACGGCACGTACGCCGAGATCATCTGGGCCGACCCGGAGTGGCTGGCCCCGATCCCGGACGACGTGGACTACACCGTGGCCGCGTCCCTGCCGCTGGCCTCGGCCACCGCCCAGCAGGGCCTCGAACGGCTCGGCCTCCCGGCCGGAGCGACGCTGCTCGTGACCGGCGCGAGCGCGGTGGTGGGCCGCCTGGCCGTCCAGTACGCCCATGCCGCCGGACTGCGCGTGGTGGCCGTCGCCCACGAGGGCGACGAGCCCGAACTGCGCGTCCTCGGCGCGGACCACGTCGTCACGCGCGGCCTCCCGGAGGACGTGGTCGCGAAGGTGCGCGCGGGCGACCCGGACGGGGTGGACGGGGTCTTCGACGGCGCGCTCGTCGGCCCCGAGCTGCTCCCGGTGGTCAAGGACGGCGGCGTGTTCGCCGCGCTGGCCCCCGACCGGGTGCCGGTCGCCGAGCGGGACATCCGCGTCGAGACGGTACGGGCCAAGCCGGACGCGGCCCGGCTCGCGGAGAGCCTGCGGAAGGTGGCCGACCGGGAGCTCGTCACCCGGGTGGCCGACGTGATGCCCCTGGAGGAGGTCGCGGAGGCGCACCGCAGGGCGGAGGCGGGACACAGGCCGGGCCGGATGATCCTGATGATCTGA
- a CDS encoding substrate-binding domain-containing protein, translating into MEWITPENLIAVGTALVGVLVTFAVVWIDRFSPQRKRLGYRVQLNTPLHREENQDSEVTTVREGQVVGMATPTDGSTLVLLRIENDRELDISSEDYGASTDPHGLKITFGERTVQGVVATIPSAWDSVREDLERSPKLGRNGNAVLVPKVALERGQYFKLLVQLSGGVADRDIKIDGSLQGGSIRRNRSTTPDEKPPRFSPTARNVTLVLTACVVALAALIVREQNPPPIGCARGTLTLTGSTAFAPALRAAAKQYEEDCEGSTVAVDVHGSTAGIRELAQAGPEKGAVIAFSDGRKPGGFPELRENRVAVSLFSVVVNDGIPLDDLTLDQIRRVYRGEIRNWGELVPGLDQPVLLISRDANSGTRQVFQRRVLHRNEPANSSQDCQTSDDPESKVIRCELDSTEQVLATVAKLPGALGYSELRATDGRKGLHRVAVDGRRPVVDEIGASPYPYREIEYAYTWGLPRTDSLTSSFLTYLRSGRGQDVIGAHGHLPCSTPKGLKVCGEE; encoded by the coding sequence ATGGAGTGGATAACGCCGGAGAACCTCATCGCCGTGGGGACGGCCCTCGTCGGTGTCCTGGTCACGTTCGCCGTCGTCTGGATCGACCGGTTCTCGCCGCAGCGCAAGCGACTCGGCTACCGCGTGCAGCTCAACACCCCGCTCCACCGGGAGGAGAACCAGGACAGCGAGGTCACGACCGTGCGGGAGGGCCAGGTCGTGGGCATGGCCACGCCCACCGACGGGTCCACGCTCGTCCTCCTCCGCATCGAGAACGACCGCGAGCTCGACATCAGCTCCGAGGACTACGGCGCCTCCACCGACCCCCACGGCCTGAAGATCACCTTCGGCGAGCGGACCGTCCAGGGCGTCGTCGCCACCATCCCCTCCGCCTGGGACTCCGTACGGGAGGACCTGGAGCGCTCCCCCAAGCTCGGCCGCAACGGCAACGCCGTCCTCGTCCCCAAGGTGGCCCTGGAGCGCGGGCAGTACTTCAAGCTGCTCGTCCAGCTCTCCGGCGGCGTCGCCGACCGGGACATCAAGATCGACGGAAGCCTCCAGGGCGGCTCCATCCGGCGCAACCGGAGCACCACCCCCGACGAGAAGCCGCCCAGGTTCAGCCCCACCGCCCGGAACGTCACCCTCGTCCTCACCGCCTGCGTCGTCGCCCTCGCCGCGCTCATCGTCCGCGAGCAGAACCCGCCGCCCATCGGCTGCGCCCGGGGCACCCTCACCCTCACCGGCTCGACGGCCTTCGCGCCCGCCCTGCGGGCGGCGGCGAAGCAGTACGAGGAGGACTGCGAGGGCTCCACGGTGGCCGTGGACGTGCACGGCTCGACCGCCGGGATACGGGAGCTGGCCCAGGCCGGACCGGAGAAGGGCGCCGTCATCGCCTTCTCCGACGGGCGCAAGCCCGGCGGCTTCCCCGAGCTGCGGGAGAACAGGGTCGCCGTCTCCCTCTTCAGCGTCGTCGTGAACGACGGGATCCCCCTCGACGACCTCACCCTCGACCAGATCCGCCGCGTCTACCGGGGCGAGATCCGCAACTGGGGCGAGCTCGTCCCCGGCCTCGACCAGCCGGTCCTCCTCATCAGCCGCGACGCCAACTCCGGGACCCGGCAGGTCTTCCAGCGCCGGGTCCTCCACCGCAACGAGCCCGCCAACTCCTCCCAGGACTGCCAGACCTCCGACGACCCCGAGTCGAAGGTCATCCGCTGCGAACTCGACTCCACCGAGCAGGTCCTCGCCACCGTCGCCAAGCTCCCCGGCGCCCTCGGCTACTCCGAACTCCGCGCCACCGACGGACGCAAGGGCCTGCACCGGGTGGCCGTCGACGGGCGGCGGCCCGTCGTGGACGAGATCGGCGCATCCCCCTACCCCTACCGGGAGATCGAGTACGCCTACACCTGGGGCCTGCCCCGGACCGACTCCCTGACCTCCAGCTTCCTCACCTACCTCCGGTCGGGGCGCGGCCAGGACGTCATCGGCGCGCACGGGCACCTGCCCTGCTCCACCCCGAAGGGCCTGAAGGTCTGCGGGGAGGAGTGA
- a CDS encoding serine/threonine-protein kinase, whose amino-acid sequence MESLHAEDPVSVGPFRLIGRLGVGGMGRVFLARSAGGRTVAVKVVHAELAAQDEFRRRFAREVAALERVGGTGTAPVLGSDTTAESPWVAIGYVPGPSLRTVVGDEFGPLPPATVRALASGLARALDHIHAAGLVHRDLKPSNVLLTVDGPRIIDFGIARAVDHVAEGGDLTTTGAVVGSPGFMSPEQVRGDQVSPASDVFCLGSVLAYAATGRAPFGTADSGVHATMFRIAHDEPDLTDLPPELSGLIRACLAKDPAARPTATEIVETLPVADPWLPADVLARLGRHAAQLLEAEGSSAPPVSETPPPPTGAASPTPTAPAAPRRRGRTALLAAVTALVVVAAAGVAYTYWPKSGGTTGGGGKNGTTGPTRAAAGIVPAAFLGAWEGVLKGKADAPYETSRIEITQGAAGAKAAVYTHVTGEQLCIGRATLISATDSELVLGEAEITESVPAQRCTPAARQTLTLRSTDVVEWGSGVARATFQRVKAGADVVPAAYVGRWKQAPDTVTQPDPDRWTYEVTITQGPVGAPLVRFEQAYPRTDDEGNPLSGTVRCATTAVVGGAGSLLVIGPETRDPDTWDPDCVENGSSNLRIVRYQGKDRLQSYGMSADGEPAEFVRD is encoded by the coding sequence GTGGAGTCATTGCACGCGGAAGATCCGGTCAGCGTCGGCCCGTTCCGTCTGATCGGCCGCCTCGGGGTCGGTGGGATGGGCCGGGTGTTCCTGGCGCGCTCGGCCGGCGGGCGGACCGTCGCGGTCAAGGTGGTGCACGCGGAGCTGGCCGCCCAGGACGAGTTCCGGCGCCGGTTCGCCCGCGAGGTCGCCGCCCTCGAACGGGTCGGCGGCACCGGCACCGCGCCCGTCCTCGGCTCGGACACCACCGCCGAATCCCCGTGGGTCGCCATCGGCTACGTACCCGGCCCCTCGCTGCGGACCGTCGTCGGCGACGAGTTCGGGCCGCTGCCGCCCGCCACCGTACGGGCCCTGGCCTCCGGGCTCGCCCGCGCCCTCGACCACATCCACGCCGCCGGACTCGTCCACCGCGACCTCAAGCCGTCCAACGTGCTCCTCACCGTCGACGGGCCGCGGATCATCGACTTCGGCATCGCCCGCGCCGTCGACCACGTCGCCGAGGGCGGCGACCTGACCACCACCGGGGCCGTCGTCGGCTCCCCCGGCTTCATGTCGCCCGAGCAGGTCCGCGGCGACCAGGTCTCGCCCGCGTCGGACGTCTTCTGCCTCGGCTCCGTCCTCGCGTACGCGGCGACCGGCCGCGCCCCCTTCGGCACGGCGGACAGCGGCGTCCACGCCACGATGTTCCGCATCGCCCACGACGAGCCCGACCTGACGGACCTCCCGCCCGAGCTCTCCGGCCTCATCCGGGCCTGCCTCGCCAAGGACCCGGCGGCCCGGCCCACGGCCACCGAGATCGTCGAGACGCTCCCGGTCGCGGACCCGTGGCTCCCGGCGGACGTCCTGGCGCGGCTCGGGCGGCACGCGGCGCAGCTCCTCGAGGCGGAGGGGAGCAGTGCTCCTCCGGTCTCCGAGACTCCCCCGCCGCCCACGGGGGCGGCCTCCCCCACCCCCACCGCACCCGCCGCGCCCCGGCGCCGGGGCCGTACCGCGCTGCTCGCCGCCGTCACGGCGCTCGTCGTGGTGGCCGCGGCCGGCGTCGCGTACACGTACTGGCCGAAGAGCGGCGGCACCACGGGCGGCGGGGGCAAGAACGGCACCACCGGCCCCACCCGCGCCGCCGCCGGGATCGTCCCCGCCGCCTTCCTCGGCGCCTGGGAAGGCGTCCTCAAGGGCAAGGCGGACGCCCCGTACGAGACCAGCCGGATCGAGATCACCCAGGGCGCGGCGGGCGCCAAGGCCGCCGTCTACACCCACGTCACCGGGGAACAGCTCTGCATCGGCCGGGCCACCCTGATCTCCGCCACCGACAGCGAACTCGTCCTCGGCGAGGCCGAGATCACCGAGAGCGTGCCCGCCCAGCGCTGCACCCCGGCCGCCCGCCAGACCCTCACGCTGCGCTCGACCGACGTCGTCGAATGGGGCTCCGGCGTCGCCAGGGCCACCTTCCAGCGGGTCAAGGCCGGCGCGGACGTCGTCCCCGCCGCGTACGTCGGCAGGTGGAAGCAGGCGCCGGACACGGTGACCCAGCCCGACCCCGACCGCTGGACCTACGAGGTCACCATCACCCAGGGCCCGGTCGGCGCCCCGCTCGTCCGCTTCGAGCAGGCGTACCCGCGCACGGACGACGAGGGGAACCCGCTCTCCGGCACCGTCCGCTGCGCGACCACCGCCGTCGTCGGCGGCGCGGGCTCCCTCCTCGTCATCGGCCCGGAGACCCGCGACCCGGACACCTGGGACCCGGACTGCGTCGAGAACGGCTCCAGCAACCTCCGGATCGTCCGGTACCAGGGCAAGGACCGGCTCCAGTCCTACGGGATGAGCGCGGACGGGGAGCCGGCGGAGTTCGTCCGGGACTAG
- a CDS encoding DUF6232 family protein, whose amino-acid sequence MPGGPGLVISKRLLWVHGGAYPLENIVRVYTFVLRPRRGEAVARFLKRGGITIAVLLILMYFADQSSPSSYDSYDSSSSELGGFFGFAIFFTVALLIYFFGDMASVAFAGSHDVLAIETNGRSTALVTGKREYLNQLVRSIAEAIDKPDAEFRATVGTLAITNYGNYFFGDSVNMYGGSGNTGVVK is encoded by the coding sequence CTGCCCGGCGGTCCCGGACTGGTCATCAGCAAGCGGCTGCTCTGGGTGCACGGAGGCGCGTACCCGCTGGAGAACATCGTCCGCGTCTACACCTTCGTGCTCCGGCCCCGGCGCGGGGAGGCCGTCGCCCGGTTCCTGAAGCGAGGCGGGATCACGATCGCCGTCCTCCTGATCCTCATGTACTTTGCGGACCAGTCCTCGCCGAGTTCGTACGATTCGTACGATTCGAGCAGCAGTGAGCTCGGCGGCTTCTTCGGGTTCGCCATCTTCTTCACCGTGGCCCTGCTGATCTACTTCTTCGGCGACATGGCCTCCGTGGCCTTCGCCGGGTCCCACGACGTCCTCGCCATCGAGACCAACGGCCGGTCCACGGCCCTGGTGACCGGGAAGCGCGAGTACCTCAACCAGCTCGTCCGCTCGATCGCCGAGGCGATCGACAAGCCGGACGCGGAGTTTCGCGCCACCGTGGGGACGCTGGCGATCACCAACTACGGCAACTACTTCTTCGGGGACTCCGTGAACATGTACGGCGGCAGCGGCAATACGGGAGTGGTGAAGTGA
- a CDS encoding LysR family transcriptional regulator, protein MVMTITDVHGRDLRYFLAVAEELHFTRAAERLYVSQPALSKQIRALERQLGAPLFDRDRHGVRLTEVGTALLPHARAVLAAWAEAEGAVRAARAAREATLVIGMSTSPGRGGLLPAIRSRFTGKHPAARLRLRQIGWDDPTAGLADRTSDLAFVWLPLVDAERYRWVVVATEPRLIALPERHPLAGRDRIDFADLLDDPFLALPGDVAPELRDHWLALDARDGRPARIGAEIGSTDETYEALVDGLGICLVAEGNAPLLTRGGVVVRPVDGVSPTRFALAWRADDTRLLVHDYARAAAEVVPQEA, encoded by the coding sequence ATGGTCATGACCATCACGGACGTGCACGGGCGGGATCTGCGGTACTTCCTCGCGGTCGCCGAGGAGCTCCACTTCACGCGGGCCGCCGAGCGGCTGTACGTCTCGCAGCCCGCGCTCAGCAAGCAGATCCGGGCCCTGGAGCGGCAGCTCGGCGCCCCCCTCTTCGACCGCGACCGGCACGGCGTCCGCCTCACCGAGGTCGGTACGGCGCTGCTGCCGCACGCCCGCGCGGTGCTCGCCGCGTGGGCGGAGGCCGAGGGCGCGGTGCGCGCCGCCCGGGCCGCGCGGGAGGCCACCCTCGTCATCGGCATGTCGACCAGCCCCGGCCGGGGCGGCCTGCTGCCCGCGATCCGGTCCCGCTTCACCGGGAAGCACCCGGCGGCCCGGCTCCGGCTGCGCCAGATCGGCTGGGACGACCCGACCGCCGGGCTCGCCGACCGCACCAGCGACCTGGCGTTCGTCTGGCTCCCGCTGGTCGACGCCGAGCGCTACCGCTGGGTCGTCGTCGCCACCGAGCCCCGCCTGATCGCCCTGCCCGAGCGACACCCGCTGGCCGGCCGCGACCGGATCGACTTCGCCGACCTCCTCGACGATCCCTTCCTCGCGCTGCCCGGGGACGTCGCCCCCGAACTCCGCGACCACTGGCTGGCCCTGGACGCGCGGGACGGCCGCCCGGCCCGGATCGGCGCCGAGATCGGCTCCACCGACGAGACGTACGAAGCCCTCGTCGACGGCCTCGGCATCTGCCTGGTCGCCGAGGGCAACGCCCCGCTGCTCACCCGCGGCGGCGTCGTCGTCCGCCCCGTCGACGGCGTCTCCCCGACCCGCTTCGCCCTCGCCTGGCGCGCCGACGACACCCGCCTCCTGGTCCACGACTACGCGCGGGCGGCGGCCGAAGTCGTACCCCAGGAGGCCTGA
- a CDS encoding oxidoreductase — translation MSKVWLITGANSGFGRAFTEAAVAAGDVVVAAARRAGTLDDLVAAHPDQVHAVTLDVTDLAAVDRVVAEVAERHGRIDVLVNNAGRTHVGSVEETTDEELRSLFDVHVFGPAALTRAVLPHMRARRSGAIVQVSSMGGQMSLPGFGAYSATKFALEGLSEALATEVRPLGIDVLVVEPGAFRTSLLGSGGVSGGGIEDYAATVGATRAYVETGGGTEEGDPAKAAAAVLAALNADETPLRLALGSDSIDAIHAHLDQVRADLNAWDKVGRDTRFDA, via the coding sequence ATGAGCAAGGTCTGGCTGATCACGGGTGCGAACAGCGGCTTCGGGCGCGCCTTCACCGAGGCGGCGGTCGCCGCCGGGGACGTCGTGGTCGCCGCCGCGCGCCGCGCGGGCACCCTGGACGACCTGGTCGCCGCCCACCCCGACCAGGTCCACGCCGTCACCCTGGACGTCACCGACCTGGCCGCCGTCGACCGCGTGGTGGCCGAGGTCGCCGAGCGGCACGGCCGCATCGACGTCCTGGTCAACAACGCGGGCCGCACCCACGTCGGTTCGGTCGAGGAGACCACCGACGAGGAGCTCCGCTCCCTCTTCGACGTGCACGTCTTCGGCCCCGCCGCCCTCACCCGCGCCGTCCTGCCCCACATGCGGGCCCGCCGCTCGGGCGCGATCGTGCAGGTCAGCAGCATGGGCGGGCAGATGTCACTGCCCGGCTTCGGCGCCTACAGCGCGACCAAGTTCGCCCTGGAGGGCCTCTCCGAGGCGCTCGCCACCGAGGTCCGCCCGCTCGGCATCGACGTCCTCGTCGTCGAGCCCGGCGCCTTCCGCACCAGCCTCCTCGGATCGGGCGGCGTCAGCGGCGGCGGCATCGAGGACTACGCCGCCACCGTCGGCGCCACCCGCGCGTACGTCGAGACCGGCGGCGGCACCGAGGAGGGCGACCCGGCCAAGGCCGCCGCGGCCGTCCTCGCCGCCCTGAACGCCGACGAGACCCCGCTGCGACTCGCCCTCGGCTCCGACTCGATCGACGCGATCCACGCCCACCTCGACCAGGTCCGGGCGGACCTGAACGCGTGGGACAAGGTCGGCCGGGACACCAGGTTCGACGCGTAG
- a CDS encoding adenylosuccinate synthase gives MPALVLLGAQWGDEGKGKATDLLGGSVDYVVRYQGGNNAGHTVVVGDQKYALHLLPSGILSPGCTPVIGNGVVVDPAVLLSELSGLNERGVDTSKLLISGNAHLITPYNVTLDKVTERFLGKRKIGTTGRGIGPTYADKINRVGIRVQDLYDESILTQKVEAALEGKNQLLAKLYNRRAIDAAQIVEEMLQYAEQIKPYVADTTLILNNALDEDKVVLFEGGQGTLLDVDHGTYPFVTSSNPTAGGACTGAGVGPTKISRVIGILKAYTTRVGAGPFPTELFDADGEALRRIGGERGVTTGRDRRCGWFDAVIARYATRVNGLTDFFLTKLDVLTGWEQIPVCVAYEIDGKRVEELPYSQTDFHHAKPIYEMLPGWSEDITKAKTFADLPKNAQAYVKALEEMSGAPISAIGVGPGRTETIEINSFL, from the coding sequence GTGCCCGCACTTGTGCTGCTCGGTGCTCAGTGGGGTGACGAGGGCAAGGGAAAGGCCACCGACCTGCTCGGTGGATCCGTGGACTACGTGGTGCGTTACCAGGGCGGCAACAATGCCGGCCACACGGTCGTCGTAGGCGACCAGAAGTACGCGCTCCACCTCCTCCCTTCCGGAATCCTCTCCCCGGGGTGCACCCCGGTGATCGGAAACGGTGTCGTCGTCGACCCGGCGGTCCTGCTCTCCGAGCTGAGCGGACTGAACGAGCGCGGCGTCGACACGTCGAAGCTCCTGATCAGCGGCAACGCCCACCTGATCACCCCGTACAACGTCACCCTCGACAAGGTGACGGAACGGTTCCTCGGCAAGCGCAAGATCGGCACGACGGGCCGCGGCATCGGCCCGACCTACGCCGACAAGATCAACCGCGTCGGCATCCGGGTCCAGGACCTGTACGACGAGTCGATCCTCACCCAGAAGGTCGAGGCGGCGCTCGAGGGCAAGAACCAGCTCCTCGCCAAGCTCTACAACCGCCGCGCGATCGACGCCGCGCAGATCGTCGAGGAGATGCTCCAGTACGCGGAGCAGATCAAGCCGTACGTCGCGGACACCACCCTGATCCTCAACAACGCGCTCGACGAGGACAAGGTCGTGCTGTTCGAGGGCGGCCAGGGCACCCTGCTCGACGTCGACCACGGCACGTACCCCTTCGTCACCTCCTCGAACCCGACCGCGGGCGGCGCCTGCACGGGCGCGGGCGTGGGCCCGACGAAGATCTCCCGCGTCATCGGCATCCTGAAGGCGTACACGACCCGCGTCGGCGCCGGCCCGTTCCCGACGGAGCTCTTCGACGCGGACGGCGAGGCGCTGCGGCGCATCGGCGGCGAGCGCGGTGTCACCACCGGCCGTGACCGCCGCTGCGGCTGGTTCGACGCGGTCATCGCGCGCTACGCGACCCGGGTCAACGGCCTGACGGACTTCTTCCTCACCAAGCTCGACGTGCTGACGGGCTGGGAGCAGATCCCGGTCTGCGTCGCGTACGAGATCGACGGCAAGCGCGTCGAGGAGCTGCCGTACTCGCAGACCGACTTCCACCACGCGAAGCCGATCTACGAGATGCTGCCGGGCTGGTCGGAGGACATCACGAAGGCCAAGACCTTCGCGGACCTCCCGAAGAACGCGCAGGCGTACGTGAAGGCCCTGGAGGAGATGTCGGGCGCCCCGATCTCCGCGATCGGCGTCGGCCCCGGCCGCACCGAGACGATCGAGATCAACTCCTTCCTGTAA
- a CDS encoding diacylglycerol kinase: MHKDATRGRTEVSDHDQLLVIVDPVARRSDGESVRIAKDVLSAGAEAKICLPDGPEEFSRALARRGSRRPVVLGDDRALLRTVALLHRERELADGALSLVPIGAPDALEVAHALGVPRSTPAAARVALHGAVRRLDLLVDDSDGVVLGDLLVPGVPVPVAAAPSVWGTCRSLVRTLVRPAPAAAPAALLRVEADGVLLADVDAPVEGLTVRPVGGTAEVTVHPSSAPARHATARTVTVSGPDFRYRADGRLTGPVRRRTWTVRAGAWGLTLPVEAA, from the coding sequence TTGCACAAAGATGCTACCCGAGGAAGGACCGAGGTGTCGGATCACGACCAGCTGCTGGTCATCGTCGACCCGGTCGCCCGCCGAAGTGACGGCGAGTCCGTACGGATCGCGAAGGATGTACTGTCCGCAGGCGCTGAGGCGAAGATCTGCCTGCCGGACGGCCCCGAGGAATTCTCCCGGGCCCTGGCCCGCCGCGGCTCCCGGCGGCCCGTCGTGCTCGGCGACGACCGCGCGCTGCTGCGCACGGTGGCCCTGCTGCACCGCGAGCGGGAGCTCGCCGACGGGGCCCTCTCGCTCGTCCCGATCGGCGCCCCGGACGCCCTGGAGGTGGCCCACGCGCTCGGCGTGCCGCGCTCCACGCCGGCGGCGGCCCGGGTCGCCCTGCACGGGGCCGTACGCCGCCTCGACCTGCTCGTCGACGACAGCGACGGGGTCGTACTCGGCGACCTCCTCGTCCCGGGCGTGCCCGTCCCCGTCGCCGCGGCGCCGTCCGTGTGGGGCACCTGCCGCTCCCTCGTCCGCACGCTGGTCCGCCCGGCGCCCGCGGCCGCGCCCGCCGCCCTGCTGCGGGTGGAGGCGGACGGGGTGCTGCTCGCCGACGTCGACGCGCCGGTGGAGGGCCTCACGGTCCGCCCGGTCGGCGGTACGGCCGAGGTGACCGTCCACCCGTCCTCGGCCCCCGCGCGGCACGCGACCGCCCGTACGGTCACGGTCTCGGGCCCGGACTTCCGCTACCGCGCGGACGGGCGGCTCACGGGGCCGGTGCGGCGGAGGACGTGGACGGTGCGGGCGGGGGCCTGGGGGCTGACATTGCCGGTGGAGGCCGCATAA
- a CDS encoding GbsR/MarR family transcriptional regulator: MTTTPKETTGDEAASRFVERFAAEMTAAGMQRMASRVFAALLASETASMTSAELADQLRISPAAVSGAIRYLSQVGMVSRERDPGTRRERYVLHNELWYETFTRRDQTLTRWEKVLDEGAATLGTDSAAGRRIAETAEFFAFLHGEMAGIMDRWRAHKDAGAQEA; encoded by the coding sequence ATGACGACGACGCCCAAGGAAACGACCGGGGACGAGGCGGCCTCCCGCTTCGTCGAGCGCTTCGCCGCCGAGATGACCGCCGCCGGCATGCAGCGCATGGCGAGCCGCGTCTTCGCCGCGCTCCTCGCCTCCGAGACGGCCTCCATGACCTCGGCCGAGCTGGCCGACCAGCTGCGGATCAGCCCGGCCGCCGTCTCCGGCGCGATCCGCTACCTCTCCCAGGTCGGCATGGTCAGCCGCGAGCGCGACCCCGGCACCCGCCGCGAGCGGTACGTCCTCCACAACGAGCTCTGGTACGAGACCTTCACCCGCCGCGACCAGACCCTCACCCGCTGGGAGAAGGTCCTCGACGAGGGCGCCGCGACCCTCGGGACGGACAGCGCGGCGGGCCGCCGCATCGCGGAGACGGCCGAGTTCTTCGCCTTCCTGCACGGCGAGATGGCCGGGATCATGGACCGCTGGCGCGCCCACAAGGACGCGGGAGCTCAGGAGGCCTGA